Proteins from a genomic interval of Equus quagga isolate Etosha38 chromosome 13, UCLA_HA_Equagga_1.0, whole genome shotgun sequence:
- the S100A16 gene encoding protein S100-A16 gives MADSYTELEKAVVVLVENFYKYVSKHSLVKNKISKSSFRKMLQKELNHMLTDTGNRKAADKLIQNLDANHDGRISFDEYWTLIGGITSPIANLIRQQEQQSSS, from the exons ATGGCGGACAGCTACACGGAGCTGGAGAAGGCGGTCGTCGTGCTGGTGGAAAACTTCTACAAATACGTGTCCAAGCACAGCCTGGTCAAGAACAAGATCAGCAAGAGCAGCTTCCGGAAGATGCTTCAGAAAGAGCTCAATCATATGCTGACA GACACAGGAAACCGAAAGGCTGCTGACAAGCTCATCCAGAACCTGGACGCCAACCACGACGGGCGCATCAGCTTTGACGAGTACTGGACCTTGATAGGTGGTATCACTAGTCCCATTGCCAACCTTATCCGCCAGCAGGAGCAACAGAGCAGCAGCTAG
- the S100A14 gene encoding protein S100-A14, translated as MGQCRSANAEDAQEFSDVEKAIETLIKNFHQYSVEGGKETLTPSELQDLVTQQLPHLMPSNFGLEEKIANLGSCNDSKLEFGSFWELIGEAAKSVKLESPVRGS; from the exons ATGGGACAGTGTCGGTCAGCCAATGCTGAG GATGCTCAGGAATTCAGTGATGTGGAGAAGGCCATTGAGACCCTCATCAAGAACTTCCACCAGTACTCagtggagggtgggaaggagacGCTGACGCCCTCTGAGCTGCAGGACCTGGTCACCCAGCAGCTGCCCCACCTTATGCCG AGCAACTTTGGGCTGGAAGAGAAAATTGCCAACTTGGGCAGCTGTAACGACTCTAAACTGGAGTTCGGGAGTTTCTGGGAACTCATTGGAGAAGCCGCCAAGAGTGTGAAGCTGGAGAGCCCTGTCCGGGGGAGTTGA